GGGTTGGGCGGATACGTGGCAAAGCTGTTCAGGGAGGATTCCCGGTGAAGGGAAACCACGGGAAGCTGGGCCGTCTGCCCGTTGTTGAAATAATCGTAAGGCTGGAGGACGATGCTGTCTTCCGCATTCAGTCCTTCCGGATGCACATGCCGGTACTCTCCGGCCAGGGAACGTTCCGCCGCCCATTCATAACAAAAAACGGTGGGGGGGAGAAACACGTATCCCAGAATCCAGCCCAGGCCCAGGGAAATCTGGAACAGGGACAGAACAAGCAGGAATCTGGGAGTCAGCGTCATCAGGGTACGGAATGAAAAATCATACTAACATGGCCGCCAGCGGTTCTGCAAGCGTGGAGCCGGGCAGAAGCCTCCGGAGGTGTTCCAGCCCGGCGGGAATCTGGGCGAGGTACCAGGTTTTCCCCTGGTTGTGGCCGATGTTGGCGTAGGCCCCCAGCATCTGCATGACCCGCTGCAGGGCGCATGCCCGGAAAATGCGCTCGTCCAGGGGGTGGCCGGTAATCCTTTCCCACTCCCGGAGCAGCTCCTGCGCCTGTGCGGGGGACAGATGGGCATAACCGTCATAAACCAGGGAAGCCAGGTCATACTCCGGGCGGCCGCCGCGCATGCCCTGGAAATCAATCAGCCACGTCTTTCCGGCGTGGATATGCACGTTCTGGGACTGGCTGTCCCGGTGGACGGGGCGTGCAGGAAGGGAGGCCAGGAACTGCGCCAGTTCTTTCAGGGCCGGATGGTTCAGGAAGGGGGCCGTCTCCATTCCGAGATGGGTTCCCAGCAAATGTTCCGCAAAATAGGCCTGCTCCCAGTGGTACAGGGCCTCGTCAAAAGCGGGCTGAAGAGAAAAATCCTCCGGGAACGGGCAGTCATGAAGCAGATGGAGCTGTTCCATGGCCCGGATGTAGCGCAGGCGCAGGGTGGGCCAGGGTTCCCCCCGGAAGCCCAGAAGATTGGCATCCCCCAGGTCCTCTACCAGGGCGGCGCCGCAGCCGGGGCCGAGCGGTTCATAATCGTAAATCTCCGGCACGCTGACGCCATGGGCGCGCAGGTGCCGGGCCGCGGGAATAAAGGAGTCGTTATCCGCGCGGTCATTGCCCCAGCGGATGCCTATGCAGGTGCGGCCGTCAAGCCGGATGCGGACAATGGTGCGCCCGGACGCCCCCAGAGCCAGGGTCTGGAAATCTTCTTCCCGCGGAACGGCGTGAAAACTCCGTTGAACCAGGCTGGACAGTTCTTTCATGAAAGGGCGTGGCAGTGGGGCCTTGCGGAAGGGAGCGGACGGAGGGTTGGGACGTTCTCCGTCCGCTGAAAATGAGGTACGGGATGGAATCAGGCGGGGAACTGGCGGTCTTCCCCGTAGCCGTAATGCTCCACGACGTAATCCACGTCCTTGTCTCCGCGGCCGGAGCAGTTGACCAGGATGGCGCCTCCCCTGTTTTCCCGGGCCCACTTCATGGCGTAGGCAATGGCATGGGAGCTTTCCAGAGCGGGAATAATCCCTTCATAACGGGAAAGCTTGAAAAAGGCGTCCACGGCTTCTTCATCCGTAGCGGTGACGTAATTCACGCGGCCGATGTCGTGCAGGTAGGCGTGTTCCGGCCCCACGGAAGGATAATCCAGCCCGCTGGCCACGGAATGGACCGGACCGGGATTGCCGTCCTCATCCTGAAGCATGATGCTCTCGAACCCGTGCAGGACGCCCTTGCTCCCGTAGGAAATGGAAGCGGAATGATCCCCGAGCGTGGGCCCCTTGCCGAGCGGTTCCACGCCGTAAATGTCCAGCGGGTCTCCCAGGAAGGCGGTGAACATGCCCATGGAATTGCTGCCGCCGCCCACGCAGGCGCACACCGCGTCCGGAAGAAGTCCCGTCATTTCCAGGAACTGTTCCCGGGCCTCCACGCCAATGCACATCTGGAAATCGCGCACCATTTGAGGGAAGGGGTGCGGACCCACCACGGAACCGATGCAGTAAATGGAATCCTTGTAATTGTTCAGGTAGGAATCAAAGGCGGAATCCACGGCCTCCTTCAGGCTCTGGAGGCCGTGCGTGACGGGCACCACCTTGGCGCCCAGAATCTTCATGCGCGTGACGTTGGGAGCCTGCTTGGCAATATCCACCGCGCCCATGTGAACCTCGCATTCCAGGCCGAAAAAGGCGGCGGCCGTAGCCAGCGCCACGCCGTGCTGCCCGGCGCCCGTTTCCGCAATAATGCGCTTCTTGCCCATGTACTTGGCAAGAAGGCCTTCCCCCATGCAGTGGTTCAGCTTGTGGGCGCCCGTATGGTTCAGGTCTTCCCGCTTCAGATAAATCTGGGAGGTTCCCAGGTGGCGGGAAAGGCGCTCGCAATGGTAAACCGGAGTGGGACGGCCCTGGAACTGCTTGCGGATGCGGCGCAGTTCATTAATAAACTGCGCGGAATGGGCGATCGTCTGGTAGGCTTCCGTAATTTCTTCAAAAGCGGGAACAAGCTCGTCCGGCAGGTAAACGCCGCCATATTCGCCAAAGCGGCCCTGGGCGTCCGGAAAATTGCGTAAATAAGTATGGAGATCCATGGTCTATTGCATTCGTGACTGACAGTATTTAGCATGCCGCCCCAATTCAGGCAAAAACAATCTCCTCCGGAAGTCTTTTTAGGAAGGGTGAATTTTCCCTCTGCCGCGCTGCGGAAGAAATTCAGGCATCAAAGGTCGTGGGCCTCCGCTTCCGGCTGGCTGTTTTTGTTCAAGCCGCGGGATGCCGGCCTTCCGCCGTAGCTTCTGATGGAAGCACAGTCGGAACAAGGGACCCCGGCCCGTGTAAACACCGTGAACCGGATACCATCCGGAGCGCCGCAAGTCCTTGCGGCAACTGGAAAAAACAATTAAACGCCGGAGAACTGATAAAAAAGGGCGCCTGAACCAGTAAAAACCGGCTGCCTTTTCCCGGTGAAGAACCAATGAAAGCCTGAAATCAGGCCAGACGGCGCTTTTTAATGGACTTTCCGGTATCGGCAAGCGTCTGGCGTGCGTCCGGATCTGCTCCGGCCATCAGGGCGGCCAGGTCCCGGACGATGTTCTGGCGCATGCGGTCCACCAGGTCGCGCCCCTCCTGGGTGATGGCGACCATGATCTTGCGGCGGTCCTTGGCCGCGCTCATGCGCTTCAGGTAGCCCATCTCCTGAAGCTTGTCCACCATGCCGGTGGCCGCCGCGGTGGAATGCCCCATTTTCTGGGCAATGCTGGACATGCTCAGAAAATCCTCGCTGGCCAGGTAAGTCAGCAGGAAAAACTGGGGGTAGGAAACCTTGCCCTCATTCAATTCTGAAGAAAGATTCAGAATGCAGGAACGCTGCGTGAACAGGATGAAATCCGCCAGCTTGTTTGCTTCTTCGGAAATGGAGCTCATGGTCGTTGTGAATGTCGGGGGGTAGGTTTGATGACGGTGCCGTCCGCAGGCTTGGCGGCGGTTCGGCCAACCTACCGCCGGGACCTTCCTCGGGCAAGTCAAAAATATAAATTTTTATTAAAATTTTACATTTGCAGATAATAAGCCTTTTGATGGTATTTGGAATACAATATGTTGATTGTTAATAGAATGGTTGTATTTTGAAGATAGAATGTGAATAACATGTTAAAAATAGGCGTAAGCTGTTGATGAATGAAAGTCTTTTCCGGAACTGCCGGGAAACCGGCATAAATCTGGCATAAAAGGGCGCGCCAGTATGACAAGCCCGGACCGGAAAGAGGCCTCATGCAAGGGCTCTCCATGGGAAATGGCGCCCTGTTTCAAGAAAGTTTTATAAGGCTGGGCGGCAGGCAAAAAGGGATGCTGCCGCCTTTGGAAAGAGGCCTTTCCATCGGTGCCGGAGTGCCGGAAAAGAGGGGAGCAGTATCTCCCTCCTGGGAAGTTTTTATGGATGCCTGCCGGGCATCAGCGGCCATGGCACGTTTTTACGGCGGACCGCTTCACGTGCCGTGGACAAGGCGTAAAGACGAAAACCCCCTTTAAACGGGCCTGGAAGGGCGCGGAAAGGGGAAAGACGGCATTGAATCATGCCCGGTGAACAAACGTGTTCTAGATGCGTCTGGAGGCGAACGCTTCCCCTTGGAGGAACCAATGCGTCCCGTCCTCCGTGGCCATATTTCTCCAATGGAACGTATTTTCCGTAAGTTCGGAAAAAATCCATTTCATCTTTTGCCCGGTAATTTCCGTCAGGACAATGTGGCTGCCTTCCTTTCTCGCTTCCAGCCGCGTGGCTTCTCCGGCCGCACCGTAAAAAATGTCCCATGTGCGGTGCTGGGGATTGTAAATTCTGATCGTCGTGCCGTAGGCGGCGTCCGGGTATGTTTTGATATTCCGGGCCTCCCGGGAAGGGCAGATGAACACATCCTGAACGGCCATGCCTTCCAGAATCCATGAAAAAATCCATTCCCCTTTCACGTGGCGTTCGTGCTCCGTGCCGTGCCCGTCCACCCATTCAATATCCCAGGTCCCGACGAGGGGGCCGAACCAGTTGTCCTCCTCCGGAATGAGGCTGTTTTTCTCCGGGCTCACCAGGGCTGTTTCAAAATCATTCATTTTTACAATAAAAAGTCAGTATATATCCCAGGCGCATTGTCCGGGATGCTATTATCAAATGTTTACGCTCGTAAACCCTTCTGCCGATGCCGTTATTCTCCAATACCATGAGTGCCGGGTATTTCAGGTTTCATGATCTGCCCAGCGTTTGACTTCATCCAAAAGCAGGCGTCCTGTTCCATTTCCCGTGTACTACCCTATGGCGAAAAAGCCTGTGCCGTGACGCAGGCATATTCGTGAGGAAATATGGAAGGATAGGGGGCGCCGCGTTTTCTCCAACATGTATGAACCCGGGAACGGCATCCTCTCTTATCTTGATGTCCATACGCCCCTGATCACCGGACTATTCTGCCGGCCATTCTCCGGAAAAGCGTTTTCATGGGAAAAACATGCCGGAGAATGGCCGGGAAAGCGGCTGAAGGAGTTAATTGGCGGGGGGAGGCGTAAAGATGCGGGCGCCCAGCTCCTTGTCCATCATCAGCATTCCCTGGCCTTCTCCCTTGATCATGCGCAGTTTGCTGATGATGTCCTTGACGGTTTCTTCTTCTTCCACCTGTTCACTGACAAACCAGTGAAGGAAAATATCCGTAGCGAAGTCCTTTTCCTCCTTGGCGAGGCGGACCAGGTCATTGATGCGGCGCGTGACTTCCTGTTCGTGGGTCAGCGTTTCTTCAAACATTTCCAGAATGTTGGACCAGCTCGCGGCCGGAGCGTCTATGGACAGCATGGTAAACTGGCCTCCGCGAGCCAGCAGGAAATCGTAAAATTTCAAGGCATGGGCGGTTTCTTCCTGGTACTGGACGCGCATCCAGTGGGCAAACCCCGTCAGGCCGGCGTCCTGCAGGTACGCGGACATGGCCAGATAAAGGTTGGCTGAATACATTTCCCATTTGATTTGCTCATTAAGAGCGGTTGCCATTGTTGTACTGATCATATGTAAAATCCTGTTGATTTCCTTCTCTTCTACAAGACAAAGTCCGCAGAATCAAGATAATCCTGCGGACTGTATGACGGGGAAATTCGGGAAACGCGTCAGGCTTTTACCGCGGCGGCCTCCGGAACATTTTCCGCAGGAACCTCTTCCTCCGCGGGAGCGGCGGGAGCTTCTGCGGGTTCCGCTATTGTGTCAGTTTGTTCAGCCGGTTCCTCCTTGGCTGCCGGAGGTTCGGAAGAAGGAATATCGGCCTTCTGCTCTGCGGCGGCTTCCGCGGGCTTGTCCTGCGGTTTCTGTTCCGTTTTCTGCTTGTCCTTGGCGGCCTTCTTGGGAGAGGGGGCCTGGGCCGGAACGGCCTTCGGACGGCTGACGGTGTTGTTGGAGAAAACCAGAATGTACCCCTGTTCGGACAGCCAGAACAGGTCGCGGACCAGATTCTGCTGTTTTTCCGTAGCCTGGGCCATTTCTTCTTCCGTGGCTTTTTCCGGGTCCGGAACGGGAGCCAGCTCCTTCAGCATGGCGTCCACGCCCTTGCCCGGATTGCTGGCCGCCCAGGTGGCGATGGACATCAGGGAATCAGACAGGACGGTGCCTTCCTCCATGGCCTTGGGACGCGCCGGACCGGTGTAATGGTTGCCCTTCCATTTGAAAATGGGCATGTGGTGGCGCGCCAGCCCGTGGCAGAGGTTTGGGATCAGCATGCTGGGGTGGCGGCGCGTGGTGCCGGACAATTGGACCAGGTGCGCCCACAGGCCGGGGGAAAGATGGTTCTTCTTCACGGCTCCGTTGACGAACACCTTGTCCGTGACGTCATAGCAATCCTCAAAATGGTTGGACTCAAAATCCTGCTCTACGGCGGCGGGGGATTCCAGAAGTACCTCGGCGGCCCCTTCTCGCACGGGCTTCCAGGCGGTGCGCTTGGAGACGGCGTCCTGCCAGGCCTGTACGGCTTCTTCGCTCTTGTCCGTCACGATCTTGGAGCGGAACGCCTCAAAAGGCATGTTGGCGAACTTGGTGCGGTGCAGGTTCATCAGGGCGGACTGGTAGCCGTGCCAGTTGACGGGGCCCACCAGTTCATTATTCAGGGAGCACTTGGCAATCGCCTTGAAATCTCCCTTGGGCGCTTCCACTTCCTGTTCCACGGATTCATAATACTTGGGCATCCAGGAAGACTGCCAGAGATGCTTGACGGCCTCCTGGCGGGAAATGAAGCAGGCTCCGTCGCCGTGCTTGCAGTGGTACAGGTCCGGGCCGTTCTCCTGCTTCATGAACACCAGGTCGTAACGGTCATAGGCGCCCATGACTACCTTGGCCAGGTCCAGCAGGGAGATGGTGCGGCGGTGTTTCTGCACTTCCTGGTGCAGGGCGGCCAGGCCGGAATCCACGGGGCGCAGCTCCACGCGCAGGCCTTCTGCGGGTTCCGGCATCGGGGGGCGGGGGGCTTCTTCCCGGCGGTCTCCGTCGCGCCGCGGGCGGAAGGAACCGCGGGTGCGGTCATCCCGGTTGAATCTTCTTTCGCCACTCTGACCGTCAAAACGGCGTTCCCCGCGGGGCTGCCTTCCTTCACGGCTGTCCCGCCGCGGCCGGCGGTCGCCTCCCTGCCTGTCTCCGGACCTGCGTTCCGGATAAGACGCGGCACGTTCCTGCCGGGCACCCGGTCTTGCCCAGGCCGGACCGAATTGGAAATCGGCCAAGCCGGAAAGATCCGGAATTTGCTGCTTGGGGTCTGTGGAAGGAGTTTCGTCGGTCATCATGTACGGGTTGTTTCAATAGCAACTAAATGAGGTAGATGGCAATCATTTTACGTGCAAACAGGCTGAAAATTGTTCAAAATGTCATGAAATGCATCTGGAAATGCAAATAATCCCGGTGCGTTCTTCAAATCCAACCTTTGTCAAATTCTCTAGATTATGGATAAAATACGTCAACGCCTTTCCGACCTTGGTTATGCCATCTATGATGCCCCCGCTCCCGTAGGCTCCTACGTGCAGTGCGTGCACACGGGAAACCTGCTTCACCTCTCCGGCGGCATCTCCGTCAACGGTGAGGACAAATACTTCGGCAAGGTGGGGCAGGATTTAACCGTGGAAGAAGGGCAGGCCGCCGCGCGCGCCGCCATCCTGAACCGCCTGGCGGTCATTATCCAGGCGGTGGGCTCCCTGGAAAAAGTCTCCCGCATTGTGGCCGTGAATGGCTTTGTGAATGCCGGCCCCGATTTTTACGACCATCCCAGGGTGCTCAACGGAGCGTCCGACCTGCTGGTGGAAGCCTTCGGTGAAATAGGGCGCCACAGCCGCACCGCCGTAGGTGTGTCCGCGCTTCCGCTCAACGTAGCGGTGGAAATCAGCATGGTCGTGGAAGTTTGCGGCTAGGATTTAAAGGCCACAGGGATTCGTGCTTGAATCCCTGTGGCATTCCTGTAGAGTGCCGTCCGGTAAATGCCCTCGTGGCGGAATGGTAGACGCTGCAGACTTAAAATCTGTTGTCCGCAAGGACGTACCGGTTCGAGTCCGGTCGGGGGTACTCCGCTAAATACAAATTACAAATCTATGTAGATAAAAGCCCGCTGCCAGCGGGCTTTTTTGTTCATGGCATTCCATCAGGATTTTTGAGTGGCTGCCCCAGTAACTTCTGAACCCCCTTTTGAAGAAGAAATAAAGTTGGTTATGTTCCATTGTTCCGCTTATGATGCGGGAAACAATGAAAGACGCTGGGTGAAAAGAGTGCCCGGACAAAGAATGGAAAGTGGGAAAAGCAGGTAATTCCTGGCTGGAAAATCTGAATGCTGCTTATGAAGTTTTTCAATAGATGCCGGTTTGGAAAGCCGGACAGTTCATGCCGAAGGGGAAAAAGAACGGTCTTGCTGGCGTTGAAGATAACGGGCGGCGTTCTTGTGGGAATGGTTTTATTGTCCGCCGCAGCGGAGTGGTACATTTTTTCCGCTTCCGAAGGCAGGATTTTTGAGCGCTCCGCAGACGTACCCGTTCGCGCTCCTGCGCTGGTGCTGGGGTGCTCCCCTACGTTCATGGGAGGCCCCAACGGATATTTTTATAATAGAATGGATACGGCGGCGGAACTTTGGAAGGCCGGGAAGGCGGCGGTTTTCGTCGTTTCCGGGGACAACAGCTCCCACGCCTACAATGAACCGGAATGGATGAAGCGGGCCCTGGTGGAGCGCGGCGTCCCGGAGGACCGGATTGTGTGTGACTTTGCGGGACTGCGGACGCTGGATTCCGTCGTGAGAATGAAAGAAGTCTTTGGCGTTTCAACCATGATCGTCGTTTCCCAGGGCTTTCACAATGAACGCGCCCTGGCGATTGCCGGACATGAGGGAATGGAAGCGTGGGCCGTCAGCGCACCGGATGTTCCCAACCGCCGTTCACGCATTAAAAGCTGGTTCAGGGAGCGTGCGGCGCGCATCTGGATGACGCTGGATTTGTGGCTGTGGAGGCGTGAACCCCGGTTCCTGGGGGAACCCGTGGCGCTGCCGGAAGCAAAGGGGAAAAATGATCAACGCCCCATGCGGTCTTGTTCGTCATGAGGCGCCTTTTTCATGCGGAACGGCAAACCTGGGAAATGCCCGTACCCTGGTCCATGAAAGACTGGATGAATCAATCATGCAGGTGATGCGGGGAAATCTGCCATGGGGGCGGGGAATGGTCCAGAGGGCTTAATTGAACAATCCGCCAGGGAAAGGCGCCGGATGGAAAATAAGGTTCGCCGGAACAGCCCCCCGTGATAAAGTGGACGCATGGATGACGCTGGTGAAACGATTAGTAACGCGCTGCCGCCCAAATGGCTGGAATGGGCGGTAGAACTTCAGTTCCTGGCCCAGGCGGGGATAACGTATGCGAAAGACCCCTATGATCTGGAACGTTTCGAACGATTGAGGGAAATTGCCGCGGAAATCATGAGCGCCAAATCCGGGCTGGATATGGATACAGTCCGGGGATTGTTTTGCAGTGAAACCGGATTTCAAACGCCGAAAATGGATACCCGTGCGGCCATTTTCCGGGAAGGTAAAATTTTGATGGTGAAGGAAAAAGGTTCCGGCTTGTGGTCCCTGCCGGGCGGCTGGGTGGATGTGAACCAGTCCGTACGGGATAATACGGTCAAGGAAGTACGGGAAGAAGCCGGACTGGAAGTGGAAGCGGTACGGTTGGTAGCCCTGCATGACCGCAACAGGCACAATCCGCCTCCCTATGCCTACGGGGTCTGTAAAATCTTTGTATTATGTGAAGAGAAAGGAGGTTCCTTCCGCCCCAATCTGGAAACCTCTGAAAGCCGCTGGTTCGGCCGGGATGAGCTTCCTCCCATGGCTCTGGAAAAGAATACCCCGGAACAGGCGCTTCTGTGTTTTAAGGCAGCGGAAGATCCCTGCTGGAACCCCGTGTTTGATTAAAAAGAGGAAATATACGGTAAAATCATTGACTCTTTCCGGGAAAGTGCTATGCCAGTTCCAGCGGCTTGTGAAAAGCAGACTGTTTTATTCCGGCTGTAACGTTCCCTTCTTCTAGCGGTCAGGAAGGCCGTCTCTCCAACGGCAAAGGCTCGGTTCAACTCCGGCAGGGAATGCCATTCCGCCTCTGGCTCCATTAGAGGCGCGGTTTTTGTCTTGAGGCCTGTTCAGGCGGTTTCTGATCCGTGAAGGAATACCCTTTTTGGTGCATGTCCTGAAGAAGCGTTAAATGCATTTCTTCGGAAGGCCATTCTTTTCCGGAAGAATTTCCCGGCTCGCGGAAATTCCGGTTTACTTTCCCTTAATTTTCCTGTTTTGCCATTGCGTTTCTGTACCACTGCGGAATAATGGAGCCGGAATATTCTGGTTGTTCCTGTAAGAGTGGAAAACGGCTTCCTTTTTCAAGAACGGAGATATTTTTCTCTTTTCCGTTTTGTTGTTGTTGCGTTCATGAAAAGTGCGGATTTCAAATCCGCCGTCAATGGCAAATTAATACTTTTTCATGCGGATCAGTTACTTGTGGCTGCATGTAAAGGTAAAAGGGCTTCCATAAGCAGTCATGGAGGATAATTTTATC
This DNA window, taken from Akkermansia muciniphila, encodes the following:
- a CDS encoding MarR family transcriptional regulator; the protein is MSSISEEANKLADFILFTQRSCILNLSSELNEGKVSYPQFFLLTYLASEDFLSMSSIAQKMGHSTAAATGMVDKLQEMGYLKRMSAAKDRRKIMVAITQEGRDLVDRMRQNIVRDLAALMAGADPDARQTLADTGKSIKKRRLA
- a CDS encoding phosphotransferase, whose amino-acid sequence is MKELSSLVQRSFHAVPREEDFQTLALGASGRTIVRIRLDGRTCIGIRWGNDRADNDSFIPAARHLRAHGVSVPEIYDYEPLGPGCGAALVEDLGDANLLGFRGEPWPTLRLRYIRAMEQLHLLHDCPFPEDFSLQPAFDEALYHWEQAYFAEHLLGTHLGMETAPFLNHPALKELAQFLASLPARPVHRDSQSQNVHIHAGKTWLIDFQGMRGGRPEYDLASLVYDGYAHLSPAQAQELLREWERITGHPLDERIFRACALQRVMQMLGAYANIGHNQGKTWYLAQIPAGLEHLRRLLPGSTLAEPLAAMLV
- a CDS encoding NUDIX hydrolase, which translates into the protein MDDAGETISNALPPKWLEWAVELQFLAQAGITYAKDPYDLERFERLREIAAEIMSAKSGLDMDTVRGLFCSETGFQTPKMDTRAAIFREGKILMVKEKGSGLWSLPGGWVDVNQSVRDNTVKEVREEAGLEVEAVRLVALHDRNRHNPPPYAYGVCKIFVLCEEKGGSFRPNLETSESRWFGRDELPPMALEKNTPEQALLCFKAAEDPCWNPVFD
- a CDS encoding ElyC/SanA/YdcF family protein, with translation MVLLSAAAEWYIFSASEGRIFERSADVPVRAPALVLGCSPTFMGGPNGYFYNRMDTAAELWKAGKAAVFVVSGDNSSHAYNEPEWMKRALVERGVPEDRIVCDFAGLRTLDSVVRMKEVFGVSTMIVVSQGFHNERALAIAGHEGMEAWAVSAPDVPNRRSRIKSWFRERAARIWMTLDLWLWRREPRFLGEPVALPEAKGKNDQRPMRSCSS
- a CDS encoding ferritin, which codes for MISTTMATALNEQIKWEMYSANLYLAMSAYLQDAGLTGFAHWMRVQYQEETAHALKFYDFLLARGGQFTMLSIDAPAASWSNILEMFEETLTHEQEVTRRINDLVRLAKEEKDFATDIFLHWFVSEQVEEEETVKDIISKLRMIKGEGQGMLMMDKELGARIFTPPPAN
- a CDS encoding RidA family protein — its product is MDKIRQRLSDLGYAIYDAPAPVGSYVQCVHTGNLLHLSGGISVNGEDKYFGKVGQDLTVEEGQAAARAAILNRLAVIIQAVGSLEKVSRIVAVNGFVNAGPDFYDHPRVLNGASDLLVEAFGEIGRHSRTAVGVSALPLNVAVEISMVVEVCG
- the trpB gene encoding tryptophan synthase subunit beta, giving the protein MDLHTYLRNFPDAQGRFGEYGGVYLPDELVPAFEEITEAYQTIAHSAQFINELRRIRKQFQGRPTPVYHCERLSRHLGTSQIYLKREDLNHTGAHKLNHCMGEGLLAKYMGKKRIIAETGAGQHGVALATAAAFFGLECEVHMGAVDIAKQAPNVTRMKILGAKVVPVTHGLQSLKEAVDSAFDSYLNNYKDSIYCIGSVVGPHPFPQMVRDFQMCIGVEAREQFLEMTGLLPDAVCACVGGGSNSMGMFTAFLGDPLDIYGVEPLGKGPTLGDHSASISYGSKGVLHGFESIMLQDEDGNPGPVHSVASGLDYPSVGPEHAYLHDIGRVNYVTATDEEAVDAFFKLSRYEGIIPALESSHAIAYAMKWARENRGGAILVNCSGRGDKDVDYVVEHYGYGEDRQFPA